One segment of Syngnathus scovelli strain Florida chromosome 6, RoL_Ssco_1.2, whole genome shotgun sequence DNA contains the following:
- the hsp90b1 gene encoding endoplasmin has translation MKRAWVVGLLLGLFAFAAVRAEDELDVDGTVDEDLGKSRDGSKTDDEVVQREEEAIQLDGLNAAQIKELREKSEKHAFQAEVNRMMKLIINSLYKNKEIFLRELISNASDALDKIRLLSLTDEVAMSSNEDLVIRIKSDKEKNMLHITDSGIGMTKEELVKNLGTIAKSGTSEFLNKMTDMQSAEQSTSELIGQFGVGFYSAFLVADKVIVTSKHNDGEQHIWESDSNSFSVIEDPRGNTLGRGTTITLLMKEEASDYLEQETIKNLVRKYSQFINFPIYVWASKTETVEEPVDRDDDDDEPEEKASEDEAEVEVEEEEEGKDKPKTKKVEKTVWDWEIMNDIKPIWQRLAKDVEDDEYNAFYKTFSKDNENPLAHIHFTAEGEVTFKSILFVPTAAPRGLFDEYGSKKNDYIKLFVRRVFITDDFNDMMPKYLNFVKGVVDSDDLPLNVSRETLQQHKLLKVIRKKLVRKTLDMIKKIAEEQYNDKFWKEFGTNIKLGVIEDHSNRTRLAKLLRFNTSNSDTELTGLEQYVERMKEKQDKIYFMAGTSRKEAEASPFVERLLKKGYEVIYLTEPVDEYCIQALPEFDGKRFQNVAKEGVKFDESDEAKEKREAQEKEYEPLTTWLKDKALKDKIEKAVLSQRLTKSPCALVASQYGWSGNMERIMKAQAYQTGKDISTNYYASQKKTLEINPKHPLIKKMLKRVNDDGEDQTASDLASVLFETAALRSGYQLADTKAYGDRIERMLRLSMNVPLDEQVEEEPEEEPEEEPEEEPEEPAEDDGADEDQDEVAADDPKDDEQVVKTPKIEL, from the exons ATGAAGCGGGCGTGGGTTGTCGGACTTCTACTCGGGCTCTTCGCCTTCG CTGCCGTGAGGGCCGAAGATGAACTGGACGTGGACGGTACCGTGGATGAGGACCTGGGCAAAAGCAGGGATGGCTCCAAGACCGACGACGAGGTGGTTCAGAG GGAGGAGGAAGCCATCCAGCTGGACGGATTGAACGCGGCCCAGATTAAGGAACTACGGGAAAAGTCTGAGAAGCACGCCTTCCAGGCTGAGGTCAACCGCATGATGAAGCTGATCATCAACTCCCTGTACAAGAATAAAGAG ATCTTTCTCCGAGAGCTGATCTCCAATGCTTCCGACGCCCTGGATAAAATTCGCCTGTTGTCTCTCACTGACGAGGTCGCAATGAGCTCCAACGAAGATTTGGTCATCCGAATCAAA TCGGACAAGGAGAAGAACATGCTTCACATCACTGACTCGGGCATCGGCATGACCAAAGAGGAGCTGGTGAAGAACCTGGGCACCATCGCCAAATCGGGCACCAGCGAGTTCCTCAACAAGATGACGGACATGCAGTCGGCGGAGCAGTCCACCTCGGAGCTGATCGGCCAGTTCGGCGTGGGCTTCTACTCGGCCTTCCTGGTGGCCGACAAGGTCATCGTGACCTCCAAGCACAACGACGGCGAGCAGCACATCTGGGAGTCGGACTCCAACAGCTTTTCGGTCATCGAGGATCCCCGTGGGAACACGCTGGGCCGCGGCACCACCATCAC ATTGTTGATGAAAGAGGAGGCCTCGGACTACCTGGAGCAGGAGACCATCAAGAACCTCGTCAGGAAGTACTCGCAGTTCATCAACTTCCCCATTTACGTTTGGGCCAGCAAG ACGGAGACGGTGGAGGAGCCCGTCGACcgagacgacgacgacgacgagccGGAGGAGAAAGCTTCCGAAGATGAGGCTGAGGTGGaagtggaggaagaggaagaaggcaAAGACAAGCCCAAGACCAAAAAG GTGGAGAAGACGGTGTGGGACTGGGAGATAATGAACGACATCAAGCCCATCTGGCAGAGACTGGCTAAGGACGTCGAGGACGACGAGTACAACGCTTTCTACAAGACCTTCTCCAAG GACAACGAGAACCCTCTGGCTCACATCCACTTCACGGCCGAGGGCGAGGTCACCTTCAAGTCCATCCTGTTTGTGCCCACCGCCGCCCCCCGCGGCCTCTTTGACGAGTACGGCTCCAAGAAGAACGACTACATCAAG CTTTTCGTCCGGAGGGTTTTCATCACGGACGACTTCAACGACATGATGCCCAAATACCTCAACTTTGTCAAGGGAGTG GTCGACTCTGACGACCTCCCTCTGAACGTGTCCCGAGAGACGCTACAGCAACACAAACTCCTCAAG GTCATCCGGAAGAAGCTGGTGCGCAAAACTCTGGACATGATCAAGAAGATAGCCGAGGAACAGTACAATGACAAGTTCTGGAAGGAGTTTGGCACCAACATCAAGCTGGGCGTCATCGAGGACCACTCCAATCGGACCCGGCTGGCTAAGCTGCTGCGCTTCAACACCTCCAACAGCGACACGGAGCTCACCGGCCTCGAGCAGTACGTCGAGCGCATGAAGGAGAAGCAGGACAAGATCTACTTCATGGCGGGCACCAGCAGGAAGGAG GCGGAGGCGTCTCCCTTTGTGGAGCGGCTGCTGAAGAAGGGCTATGAGGTGATCTACCTGACGGAGCCCGTGGACGAGTACTGCATCCAGGCCCTGCCCGAGTTCGACGGCAAGCGCTTCCAGAACGTGGCCAAGGAGGGAGTCAAGTTCGACGAGAGCGACGAGGCCAAAGAGAAGCGCGAGGCGCAGGAGAAGGAGTACGAGCCGCTCACCACCTGGCTCAAGGACAAGGCGCTCAAGGACAAG ATCGAGAAGGCGGTCCTGTCTCAGAGGCTGACCAAGTCGCCGTGCGCGCTGGTGGCCAGCCAGTACGGCTGGTCGGGGAACATGGAAAGGATCATGAAGGCACAGGCCTACCAGACGGGCAAAGATATTTCCACAAA TTACTACGCCAGCCAGAAGAAGACTTTAGAGATCAACCCCAAGCACCCCCTCATCAAGAAGATGCTCAAACGGGTCAAC GACGACGGCGAGGACCAGACGGCGTCGGACCTGGCCAGCGTCCTCTTTGAGACGGCCGCCCTGCGCTCGGGCTACCAGCTGGCCGACACCAAGGCCTACGGCGACAGGATCGAGCGCATGCTGAGACTCAGCATGAACGTACCGCTGGACGAGCAG GTGGAGGAGGAGCCTGAGGAGGAGCCTGAGGAGGAGCCCGAGGAGGAGCCCGAGGAGCCGGCCGAGGACGACGGGGCGGACGAGGACCAAGATGAGGTCGCGGCGGACGATCCCAAAGACGACGAGCAAGTG GTCAAGACGCCCAAAATCGAACTGTGA
- the hbp1 gene encoding HMG box-containing protein 1 isoform X2, with amino-acid sequence MDEMYDPLKCNEEPPSSPGCRMDYDDMPELQAVDEDGGSPGLFRVAAGVSHQETPPPTSWLAELANIATGPQSPLLKGAPYRRSSPVHIFGSSNSLHSYARPPLASSAPNPSRGHLRERRRARASSESESGVFSVSSSFSDDEDMAWSHSWPSTAWHCFLKGTRLRFHRGPNVEWQEAEELGDSDEDSDEDSVMPSSSSSSSSLKRFGSDGLKLVGHEETLSYGQAVLKLTFDPGSPDDGLLSAECRLDHPFFVRSKGWASFYPSLTVVHHGIPCYEMQLGDTCLPPSHPDAINCDDSVVFDTFRSYDFTPLDSSAVYVLSSMARQRRTSLPGGGGGAASPELDAAERLAERLAERSASPRPAGLGRSARGQGAATPTKCKRPMNAFMLFAKKYRVEYTQMYPGKDNRAISVILGDRWKKMRSEERRSYTVEAKALAEEQKRLNPDCWKRKRSNSGSQQT; translated from the exons ATGGACGAGATGTACGATCCGCTCAAGTGCAACGAGGAGCCGCCGTCCTCGCCCGGCTGCCGCATGGACTACG ACGACATGCCGGAGCTGCAGGCGGTGGACGAGGACGGCGGGTCGCCGGGCTTGTTCCGGGTGGCCGCCGGCGTGTCGCACCAGGAGACGCCGCCCCCCACCAGCTGGCTGGCCGAGCTGGCCAACATCGCCACCGGTCCGCAGAGCCCGCTGCTCAAAGGCGCTCCCTATAGGAG ATCCTCTCCGGTCCACATCTTTGGCAGCAGCAACAGTTTACATTCCTACGCCCGTCCTCCTCTGGCCAGCAGCGCGCCCAACCCCTCCAGaggtcacctgcgggagcgccgGCGTGCGCGG GCCAGCAGCGAGTCGGAGTCGGGCGTTTTCTCCGTGTCGTCGTCCTTCTCCGATGACGAGGACATGGCCTGGTCTCATTCGTGGCCCTCCACCGCCTGGCACTGCTTCCTCAAAG GAACGCGCCTTCGTTTCCATCGCGGTCCTAACGTGGAGTGGCAGGAGGCCGAGGAGCTCGGCGATTCTGACGAAGATTCCGACGAGGACAGCGtgatgccgtcttcctcctcctcgtcctcctcactCAAG AGATTTGGCTCGGACGGCTTGAAGCTGGTCGGCCACGAAGAGACCTTGTCTTACGGCCAGGCGGTTCTAAAACTCACCTTTGACCCCGGCTCCCCCGACGACGGCCTTTTAAGCGCCGAATGCCGACTGGACCATCCTTTTTTTGTCAGGAGTAAAG GGTGGGCCTCCTTTTACCCGAGCCTTACCGTGGTGCATCATGGGATCCCTTGCTACGAGATGCAGCTGGGCGACACGTGCCTGCCGCCCAGCCACCCCGACGCCATCAACTGTGACGATTCGGTGGTCTTTGACACATTTAGAAG CTACGACTTCACCCCGCTGGATTCGTCGGCCGTCTACGTCCTGAGCAGCATGGCCCGGCAGCGGCGGACCTCGCttcccggcggcggcggcggcgctgccAGCCCCGAGCTCGACGCGGCCGAACGCTTGGCCGAACGCTTGGCCGAACGCTCGGCCTCCCCGCGGCCGGCGGGCCTGGGCAGGTCGGCCCGGGGCCAGGGGGCCGCCACGCCCACCAAATGCAAGCGGCCCATGAACGCCTTCATGCTCTTCGCCAAAAAGTACCGGGTGGAGTACACGCAGATGTATCCGGGCAAAGACAACAG AGCCATCAGCGTCATCCTGGGCGACAGGTGGAAGAAGATGAGGAGCGAGGAGCGCCGCTCGTACACCGTGGAGGCCAAGGCCTTGGCCGAGGAGCAGAAGCGCCTCAACCCCGACTGCTGGAAGCGCAAAAGGAGCAACTCG GGATCCCAGCAGACCTAA
- the LOC137840355 gene encoding cAMP-dependent protein kinase type II-beta regulatory subunit — protein sequence MSIEIPAGLTELLQSFTVEVLRSQPGDLLDFALQYFTRLKDRESSRSRRRAPLGRDDNEDGGEPHRAHGGKAVNFLDEAMQIDSENGEDQDDDDDEDDEEFQAPIINRFIRRASVCAEAFNPDEDDEDKEPRVAHPKTDEQRQRLQEACRDILLFKNLEPEEMSQVLDAMFEKFCTQGQRIIEQDDDGDNFYVIERGTFGIFVKADGGDKPVGCYDNRGSFGELALMYNTPRAATIVANSPGALWCLDRLTFRRIIVKNNAKKRKLYEAFIETLPLLTSLELSERMKVVDVISTKVYRDAQQIIAQGELADCFYIVESGQVRITMKRSRTKKEPDDEEVEIATCSRGQYFGELALVTNKPRAASAYAVGSVKCLVMDVKAFERLLGPCMDIMKRNIANYEEQLLMLFGSRNEMEQRCA from the exons ATGAGTATAGAAATCCCCGCGGGGCTGACGGAGCTGTTGCAGAGCTTTACCGTTGAAGTGCTGAGGAGCCAGCCGGGGGACCTGCTCGACTTCGCCCTGCAGTACTTCACCCGCCTCAAGGACCGCGAGAGCAGCCGCAGTCGCCGCCGGGCGCCGCTCGGCCGAGACGACAACGAGGATGGCGGGGAGCCGCACCGAGCTCACGGTGGCAAGGCGGTCAATTTCCTCGACGAGGCTATGCAGATCGACTCGGAGAACGGAGAAGAccaagacgacgacgacgatgaggaCGACGAGGAGTTTCAAG CGCCCATAATAAACCGATTCATCAGGAGAGCATCAG TGTGCGCCGAAGCCTTCAATCCCGATGAAGACGACGAGGATAAAGAGCCACGG GTGGCCCACCCCAAAACGGACGAGCAGCGACAGAGACTACAGGAAGCGTGTCGGGACATTCTTCTCTTCAAGAACTTGGAGCCC GAAGAGATGTCCCAAGTGTTGGATGCCATGTTTGAGAAGTTCTGCACCCAAGGCCAACGCATTATTGAGCAGGATGACGACGGGGACAACTTCTACGTGATTGAAAG GGGGACCTTCGGCATTTTCGTCAAAGCGGACGGCGGCGACAAGCCGGTGGGTTGCTACGACAACCGCGGCAGCTTTGGAGAACTGGCGCTGATGTACAACACGCCGAGGGCGGCCACCATCGTCGCCAACTCGCCCGGGGCCCTCTGGTGCCTC GATCGTCTGACGTTCCGCAGGATCATCGTGAAGAACAACGCCAAGAAGAGAAAGTTGTACGAGGCCTTCATTGAAACGCTTCCGCTGCTCACGTCACTGGAG CTCTCCGAGAGGATGAAGGTGGTGGACGTGATCTCGACTAAAGTGTACCGTGACGCGCAGCAGATTATCGCACAG GGGGAATTGGCAGATTGTTTCTACATTGtggagtccggccaagttcggatcACCATGAAGAGGAGCAGg ACGAAAAAGGAGCCGGACGACGAGGAAGTGGAAATCGCCACGTGCTCCCGGGGCCAATACTTCGGGGAGTTGGCGCTGGTCACCAACAAGCCCAGAGCTGCGTCCGCCTATGCCGTGGGCAGCGTCAAATGCTTGG TGATGGACGTGAAAGCTTTTGAGCGTCTCCTGGGCCCGTGCATGGACATCATGAAAAGGAACATCGCCAACTACGAGGAGCAGCTCCTCATGCTGTTTGGAAGTCGCAACGAGATGGAGCAGCGCTGCGCCTGA
- the hbp1 gene encoding HMG box-containing protein 1 isoform X1 encodes MATRLVTGHVTTESEPDSPTSLPRRRGIQTAMDEMYDPLKCNEEPPSSPGCRMDYDDMPELQAVDEDGGSPGLFRVAAGVSHQETPPPTSWLAELANIATGPQSPLLKGAPYRRSSPVHIFGSSNSLHSYARPPLASSAPNPSRGHLRERRRARASSESESGVFSVSSSFSDDEDMAWSHSWPSTAWHCFLKGTRLRFHRGPNVEWQEAEELGDSDEDSDEDSVMPSSSSSSSSLKRFGSDGLKLVGHEETLSYGQAVLKLTFDPGSPDDGLLSAECRLDHPFFVRSKGWASFYPSLTVVHHGIPCYEMQLGDTCLPPSHPDAINCDDSVVFDTFRSYDFTPLDSSAVYVLSSMARQRRTSLPGGGGGAASPELDAAERLAERLAERSASPRPAGLGRSARGQGAATPTKCKRPMNAFMLFAKKYRVEYTQMYPGKDNRAISVILGDRWKKMRSEERRSYTVEAKALAEEQKRLNPDCWKRKRSNSGSQQT; translated from the exons ATGGCGACACGACTGGTAA CAGGTCACGTGACGACGGAATCCGAGCCAGATTCTCCAACCAGTCTCCCTCGTCGGAGAGGAATCCAGACAGCTATGGACGAGATGTACGATCCGCTCAAGTGCAACGAGGAGCCGCCGTCCTCGCCCGGCTGCCGCATGGACTACG ACGACATGCCGGAGCTGCAGGCGGTGGACGAGGACGGCGGGTCGCCGGGCTTGTTCCGGGTGGCCGCCGGCGTGTCGCACCAGGAGACGCCGCCCCCCACCAGCTGGCTGGCCGAGCTGGCCAACATCGCCACCGGTCCGCAGAGCCCGCTGCTCAAAGGCGCTCCCTATAGGAG ATCCTCTCCGGTCCACATCTTTGGCAGCAGCAACAGTTTACATTCCTACGCCCGTCCTCCTCTGGCCAGCAGCGCGCCCAACCCCTCCAGaggtcacctgcgggagcgccgGCGTGCGCGG GCCAGCAGCGAGTCGGAGTCGGGCGTTTTCTCCGTGTCGTCGTCCTTCTCCGATGACGAGGACATGGCCTGGTCTCATTCGTGGCCCTCCACCGCCTGGCACTGCTTCCTCAAAG GAACGCGCCTTCGTTTCCATCGCGGTCCTAACGTGGAGTGGCAGGAGGCCGAGGAGCTCGGCGATTCTGACGAAGATTCCGACGAGGACAGCGtgatgccgtcttcctcctcctcgtcctcctcactCAAG AGATTTGGCTCGGACGGCTTGAAGCTGGTCGGCCACGAAGAGACCTTGTCTTACGGCCAGGCGGTTCTAAAACTCACCTTTGACCCCGGCTCCCCCGACGACGGCCTTTTAAGCGCCGAATGCCGACTGGACCATCCTTTTTTTGTCAGGAGTAAAG GGTGGGCCTCCTTTTACCCGAGCCTTACCGTGGTGCATCATGGGATCCCTTGCTACGAGATGCAGCTGGGCGACACGTGCCTGCCGCCCAGCCACCCCGACGCCATCAACTGTGACGATTCGGTGGTCTTTGACACATTTAGAAG CTACGACTTCACCCCGCTGGATTCGTCGGCCGTCTACGTCCTGAGCAGCATGGCCCGGCAGCGGCGGACCTCGCttcccggcggcggcggcggcgctgccAGCCCCGAGCTCGACGCGGCCGAACGCTTGGCCGAACGCTTGGCCGAACGCTCGGCCTCCCCGCGGCCGGCGGGCCTGGGCAGGTCGGCCCGGGGCCAGGGGGCCGCCACGCCCACCAAATGCAAGCGGCCCATGAACGCCTTCATGCTCTTCGCCAAAAAGTACCGGGTGGAGTACACGCAGATGTATCCGGGCAAAGACAACAG AGCCATCAGCGTCATCCTGGGCGACAGGTGGAAGAAGATGAGGAGCGAGGAGCGCCGCTCGTACACCGTGGAGGCCAAGGCCTTGGCCGAGGAGCAGAAGCGCCTCAACCCCGACTGCTGGAAGCGCAAAAGGAGCAACTCG GGATCCCAGCAGACCTAA